The Catenulispora sp. EB89 genome has a segment encoding these proteins:
- a CDS encoding metallophosphoesterase, whose amino-acid sequence MRKLVTVPVSLLGAAAAGLAYAHKVEPNLFRLRRYEVPVLPRGVRPFRILQVSDIHMIPEQYRKVRWLRSLAALEPDFVVNTGDNLSHPDGVGSVLDALEPLMELPGAFVMGSNDYLAAKPLNPTKYLRGGDPSKRTRGQGPANDWQKIRDGFTKAGWLDLTNRTDRLTLPGAAGPVVGLVGVDDPHIRRDDYATASSALTTATEEAQSPGATTASGTPGTSGTHSAARTLPDTDLTIGVVHAPYRRVLDAMSADGLPLILAGHTHGGQLRLPLYGALVTNCDLDRRRAAGLSTYAESHLHVSAGCGTSRFAQVRFCCPPEATLLTLTPRS is encoded by the coding sequence ATGCGGAAGCTCGTGACAGTCCCGGTGTCCCTCCTCGGCGCGGCAGCAGCCGGCCTGGCGTACGCCCACAAGGTCGAGCCCAACCTCTTCCGGCTCCGCCGCTACGAGGTCCCGGTGCTCCCGCGCGGGGTCCGGCCGTTCCGGATCCTGCAGGTCTCGGACATCCACATGATCCCCGAGCAGTACCGCAAGGTCCGCTGGCTGCGCTCGCTGGCCGCGCTGGAGCCGGACTTCGTGGTGAACACCGGCGACAACCTGTCCCACCCGGACGGCGTCGGCTCGGTCCTGGACGCCCTGGAGCCGCTGATGGAGCTGCCGGGCGCCTTCGTCATGGGCTCCAACGACTACCTGGCGGCCAAGCCCCTGAACCCGACGAAGTACCTGCGCGGCGGCGACCCGAGCAAGCGCACCCGCGGCCAGGGCCCGGCGAACGACTGGCAGAAGATCCGCGACGGCTTCACCAAAGCGGGCTGGCTGGACCTGACCAACCGCACCGACCGCCTCACCCTCCCGGGCGCGGCGGGCCCCGTGGTGGGCCTGGTGGGCGTCGACGACCCGCACATCCGCCGCGACGACTACGCGACGGCGTCCAGCGCCCTCACCACCGCCACCGAAGAGGCACAGAGCCCCGGGGCCACCACCGCCTCCGGCACACCCGGCACGTCCGGCACCCACAGCGCCGCCCGCACCCTCCCCGACACGGACCTGACCATCGGCGTCGTCCACGCCCCCTACCGCCGCGTCCTGGACGCCATGTCGGCAGACGGCCTCCCCCTGATCCTGGCCGGCCACACCCACGGCGGCCAACTCCGCCTCCCCCTCTACGGCGCCCTGGTGACCAACTGCGACCTCGACCGCCGCCGAGCCGCCGGCCTGTCCACCTACGCGGAGTCCCACCTCCACGTCTCAGCCGGCTGCGGCACCAGCCGCTTCGCCCAGGTCCGCTTCTGCTGCCCCCCGGAGGCCACCCTGCTCACCCTGACGCCCCGCTCCTGA
- a CDS encoding LpqB family beta-propeller domain-containing protein yields MPKKSRLLSAAAVLSSVIAMATVSPSAGASLPGDLSGVITFLPGSQPSNGPLLASVNADGSNPRQWWPAGMPQPPMTGGMARVSSMAYSPDGSKLALVATTKSPSRLYVMAADGSDAHAVAWTNSADIAWSADGKSIYIVQYGSEKKSGNLVATIVRMSPDGGGAVPVVTVTGPGNPNIDSFKVSSKGDIAYDVRVSNGSLSNTSYLFHAASGQTTQLPAAISGYDFSPDGTSLMYPQAADKVCVLPVSGGSCTTISTAATASEVAWSPDGTEFAYGSGEGPSGTLTIADLTGKTVAKVAPAFGVGSKLTWQPHAYHGAPAPAPTADRVAGADRFGTAINASRLQFADHSAPVAVLSRSDTYADALAGSALAAEKHGPLLLTPTDSLDASTAAELHRALAPGATVYLLGGPKALSPAVEQALHNQGFTTKRLQGPDRYQTSVAIAEEITPDPSTILLATGNNYPDALAAGATAGARTGAVVLLTNDSVLPPQVRTYLTASLTKPVIPSVLAVGGPADNAENSLNGLPFTDLAQVGGIDRYDTAARLAAEYGSTQQVVGLATGNTWPDALAGGAIAAAHGAPLLLSNGPTVPTTELLHISTRPYEAPDEILVFGGTKAVPDAAVATLENATARTGWVSHTNRVLPELP; encoded by the coding sequence ATGCCGAAGAAGTCCCGTCTCCTGTCCGCTGCAGCAGTGCTCAGCAGCGTCATCGCCATGGCGACAGTCAGTCCGTCGGCAGGCGCGAGCCTGCCCGGCGACCTGAGCGGCGTCATCACCTTCCTGCCCGGCTCCCAGCCCTCGAACGGGCCGCTCCTCGCGTCCGTGAACGCCGACGGCTCGAACCCGAGGCAGTGGTGGCCCGCCGGAATGCCGCAGCCGCCCATGACCGGCGGCATGGCCCGGGTGAGTTCGATGGCGTATTCACCGGACGGCTCGAAGCTGGCGCTCGTCGCCACCACCAAGAGCCCGTCGCGGCTGTACGTCATGGCGGCCGACGGATCCGACGCCCACGCGGTCGCCTGGACGAACTCGGCCGACATCGCCTGGAGCGCCGACGGCAAGTCGATCTACATCGTCCAGTACGGCAGCGAGAAGAAGTCCGGGAACCTGGTCGCGACGATCGTCCGCATGTCCCCCGACGGCGGCGGAGCGGTCCCGGTCGTCACCGTGACCGGCCCCGGCAATCCGAACATCGACTCCTTCAAGGTGTCGAGCAAGGGCGACATCGCCTATGACGTCCGTGTCTCCAACGGATCGCTCAGCAACACCAGCTACCTGTTCCACGCCGCGAGCGGCCAGACCACGCAGTTGCCGGCAGCGATATCGGGCTACGACTTCTCTCCCGACGGAACTTCGCTGATGTACCCGCAGGCAGCGGACAAGGTCTGCGTGCTGCCAGTGTCCGGCGGCTCGTGCACGACGATCTCCACCGCCGCCACCGCGTCCGAGGTGGCCTGGTCGCCGGACGGGACCGAGTTCGCCTACGGTTCGGGCGAGGGGCCGTCGGGCACCCTCACCATCGCGGACCTGACGGGTAAGACGGTCGCCAAGGTCGCCCCCGCGTTCGGCGTCGGCAGCAAGCTCACCTGGCAGCCACACGCGTACCACGGCGCCCCGGCCCCGGCGCCCACCGCGGACCGCGTGGCCGGAGCGGACCGTTTCGGCACCGCGATCAACGCCAGCCGCCTGCAGTTCGCGGACCACTCCGCACCAGTAGCCGTACTCTCGCGCTCCGACACCTACGCCGACGCGCTGGCCGGCAGCGCACTCGCCGCGGAGAAGCACGGCCCGCTGCTCCTCACCCCGACCGACAGCCTCGACGCGTCAACGGCGGCCGAACTACACCGCGCCCTGGCCCCCGGCGCCACGGTCTACCTGCTCGGCGGCCCGAAGGCACTGTCCCCCGCAGTCGAGCAGGCGCTCCACAACCAGGGCTTCACCACCAAGCGGCTGCAAGGCCCCGACCGCTACCAGACGAGCGTGGCGATCGCCGAGGAGATCACCCCGGACCCGAGCACCATCCTGCTCGCCACCGGCAACAACTACCCGGACGCCCTAGCGGCCGGCGCCACCGCCGGCGCCCGCACCGGCGCGGTGGTCCTGCTGACGAACGACAGCGTCCTCCCGCCCCAGGTCCGCACCTACCTCACGGCCAGCCTGACGAAGCCCGTCATACCGTCGGTCCTGGCCGTCGGCGGCCCGGCGGACAACGCCGAGAACAGCCTCAACGGCCTACCCTTCACCGACCTCGCCCAGGTCGGAGGCATAGACCGCTACGACACCGCGGCCCGCCTCGCCGCAGAGTACGGAAGCACACAACAGGTCGTGGGCCTGGCCACCGGCAACACCTGGCCCGACGCCCTGGCCGGCGGCGCGATCGCAGCCGCACACGGAGCCCCGCTGCTGCTGAGCAACGGCCCGACGGTGCCGACCACCGAACTGCTGCACATCAGTACCCGACCCTACGAAGCACCCGACGAGATCCTGGTGTTCGGCGGAACCAAGGCCGTCCCCGACGCCGCCGTCGCCACCTTGGAGAACGCGACCGCGCGGACCGGCTGGGTGAGCCACACCAACCGGGTTCTGCCCGAGCTGCCTTAG
- a CDS encoding WhiB family transcriptional regulator gives MSWVEDWTVVAACRGMDPDELFVQGAAQNRAKTVCSGCPVRTECLADALDNRVEYGVWGGMTERERRALLRRRPEVRSWRQFLEAAKEHYERNGAERTGGDLGTAAEVDARFAAATQAAIPRQRSEAGSFGRA, from the coding sequence ATGAGCTGGGTAGAGGACTGGACCGTTGTGGCGGCGTGCCGCGGCATGGATCCGGATGAGCTGTTCGTGCAGGGGGCAGCTCAGAACCGGGCGAAGACCGTGTGCTCGGGGTGCCCGGTGCGCACCGAGTGCCTGGCCGACGCGCTCGACAACCGCGTCGAGTACGGAGTGTGGGGCGGGATGACCGAGCGCGAGCGGCGTGCGCTGCTGCGCCGGCGCCCCGAGGTGCGCTCCTGGCGGCAGTTCCTGGAGGCCGCCAAGGAGCACTACGAGCGCAACGGGGCCGAGCGCACCGGGGGCGACCTCGGTACCGCGGCGGAGGTCGACGCGCGGTTCGCCGCCGCGACCCAGGCCGCCATCCCTCGGCAGCGCAGCGAGGCCGGTTCCTTCGGCCGGGCCTGA
- a CDS encoding SDR family NAD(P)-dependent oxidoreductase: MKQTYARALVTGASSGFGEQFARQLSARGTALVLVARRGEVLEKLAAELGTETEILPADLTDPAGLAAVEERLRDTAKPVDLLVNNAGVGTTGEFVKLPAEGEINKVALNVMALMRLSHAALPRMTAAGHGGILNLSSLAATSPTPRATTYAASKAFVLTFSENLHRETRRNGVHVTALVAGPSPTPLTDHGFDNRLPKLFWQSPEAIVARGLAAVAAGKPVCIPSRVLAFATVTGSRMPRAFQYLVGDLLIGSK; encoded by the coding sequence ATGAAGCAGACCTATGCCAGAGCCCTGGTGACCGGGGCGTCGTCCGGGTTCGGCGAGCAGTTCGCCCGGCAGCTGTCCGCCCGCGGCACCGCGCTGGTGCTGGTCGCCCGGCGCGGCGAGGTGCTGGAGAAGCTCGCCGCCGAGCTGGGCACCGAGACCGAGATCCTGCCCGCCGACCTGACCGATCCGGCCGGGCTGGCGGCGGTCGAGGAGCGTCTGCGGGACACCGCGAAGCCGGTCGACCTCCTGGTGAACAACGCCGGGGTGGGCACGACCGGCGAGTTCGTGAAGCTGCCGGCCGAGGGCGAGATCAACAAGGTCGCGCTGAACGTCATGGCGCTGATGCGGCTGAGCCACGCCGCGCTGCCGCGGATGACCGCGGCCGGCCACGGCGGCATCCTCAACCTCTCCTCGCTCGCGGCCACCTCGCCGACGCCGCGCGCGACGACCTACGCCGCGAGCAAGGCGTTCGTCCTGACCTTCAGCGAGAACCTGCACCGCGAGACCCGCCGGAACGGCGTGCACGTCACGGCCCTGGTGGCCGGCCCGTCACCGACGCCGCTCACGGACCACGGGTTCGACAACCGGCTGCCGAAGTTGTTCTGGCAGTCGCCGGAGGCGATCGTGGCGCGCGGGCTGGCGGCGGTGGCGGCGGGCAAGCCGGTGTGCATCCCGAGCCGGGTGCTGGCGTTCGCCACGGTCACCGGGTCCCGAATGCCCCGGGCCTTTCAATACCTGGTGGGAGACTTGTTGATCGGCTCCAAGTGA
- a CDS encoding CocE/NonD family hydrolase: protein MSHPVRVLRHVWIPMRDGVRLSARVWLPADTDEPQPAVMEYIPYRKNDGTAPRDLTLHAAFAAAGYAALRVDNRGSGDSEGIMLDEYHPTEQDDALQILQWLAAQPWCDGSVAMIGKSWGGFNGLQVAALTPPQLKCIVTVCSTDDRYADDVHYLGGSLVASEALPWASTMLCYNARPPDPDVAGAGWRTEWFRRMAETPSYIGTWLAHQRRDAYWRHGSVIEDPSGIKAAVLAVGGWADPYRGAVFRLLDELTPLGTPVKGLIGPWAHTYPHQAAPGPAMDFIGECLKWFDRFLRENADQDEELPALRAWMPDPAPFGSDVDERPGRWVVEPTWPPENAERHGFHTCRLIGRHLHLHEPTTGSLTATGDEAVLRSPLAIGSAAGNVLQFGDVAGRPGDQAADDGRSHTFTSCPLPEQLEILGPASVELLVDADQPTAQLAVRLCEVTPDGTSRLVTTGALNLTHRESHEEPEPMEPGQAYRVTIPLFATGHAFGAGNRIRLTVSASFWPWLWPSPTSTAVTIHPEGGTLHLPFRTPDPALDGTPTAPPRPDPPSPFDVVDVPATRTITWDPVTRTQVVEMTFSDGTTTDHTDGLTRTETELNRFHLTEADPESAVVECERTDAIGRGAWQTEVRTFSRMTCTGTEFLVVDRLVAYENGVEVFTKSWTTSVPRDLV, encoded by the coding sequence ATGAGCCACCCGGTCCGCGTCCTGCGCCATGTCTGGATCCCGATGCGCGACGGCGTGCGGCTGTCGGCCCGGGTCTGGCTGCCCGCGGACACCGACGAGCCGCAGCCGGCGGTCATGGAATACATCCCCTACCGGAAGAACGACGGCACGGCGCCCCGCGACCTGACCCTGCACGCCGCCTTCGCCGCCGCCGGCTACGCCGCGCTGCGCGTCGACAACCGCGGCAGCGGCGACTCCGAGGGCATCATGCTCGACGAGTACCACCCCACCGAGCAGGACGACGCGCTGCAGATCCTGCAGTGGCTGGCCGCGCAGCCCTGGTGCGACGGCAGTGTGGCGATGATCGGAAAGTCCTGGGGCGGCTTCAATGGCTTGCAAGTCGCGGCCCTGACCCCGCCCCAACTGAAATGCATTGTGACCGTCTGCTCCACCGACGACCGCTACGCGGACGACGTCCACTACCTCGGCGGATCGCTGGTCGCCTCCGAGGCGCTGCCCTGGGCCTCGACCATGCTCTGCTACAACGCGCGGCCGCCGGACCCGGACGTGGCCGGCGCCGGCTGGCGCACGGAATGGTTCCGGCGGATGGCGGAGACGCCGTCGTATATCGGCACGTGGCTGGCCCATCAGAGGCGCGACGCGTACTGGCGGCACGGCTCGGTGATCGAGGATCCGTCGGGCATCAAGGCCGCGGTCCTGGCGGTCGGCGGCTGGGCCGATCCCTACCGCGGCGCGGTGTTCCGCCTCCTCGACGAACTCACTCCGCTGGGCACTCCTGTCAAAGGTCTGATCGGCCCCTGGGCTCATACATATCCGCACCAGGCGGCCCCCGGACCCGCGATGGATTTCATCGGCGAATGTTTGAAATGGTTTGACCGGTTCCTCCGCGAAAACGCGGACCAGGATGAAGAACTGCCCGCGCTGCGGGCCTGGATGCCGGATCCGGCACCGTTCGGCTCGGACGTGGACGAGCGCCCGGGGCGCTGGGTCGTGGAGCCGACCTGGCCGCCGGAAAACGCGGAGCGGCATGGTTTTCACACCTGTCGGCTGATCGGCCGCCACCTCCACCTGCACGAACCGACCACGGGCTCGCTGACCGCCACCGGCGACGAGGCGGTGCTGCGCTCGCCGCTGGCGATCGGCTCGGCGGCCGGCAACGTCCTGCAGTTCGGCGACGTCGCGGGACGGCCCGGCGACCAGGCCGCGGACGACGGACGGTCGCACACGTTCACGTCCTGCCCGCTGCCCGAGCAGCTGGAGATCCTCGGGCCCGCGAGCGTCGAGCTGCTGGTCGACGCCGACCAGCCCACCGCCCAACTCGCGGTCCGCCTCTGCGAGGTCACCCCCGACGGCACCTCCCGCCTGGTCACCACCGGCGCACTGAACCTGACGCACCGGGAGAGCCACGAGGAGCCGGAGCCAATGGAGCCGGGCCAGGCGTACCGCGTCACGATCCCCCTGTTCGCCACCGGGCACGCCTTCGGCGCGGGCAACCGGATCCGGCTGACGGTGTCAGCGTCCTTCTGGCCCTGGCTGTGGCCCTCCCCCACCTCCACGGCGGTGACCATCCATCCCGAAGGCGGCACCCTGCACCTCCCGTTCCGCACCCCGGACCCGGCCCTGGACGGCACACCGACGGCGCCGCCGCGGCCCGACCCGCCGAGCCCGTTCGACGTGGTGGACGTGCCCGCCACCCGCACGATCACGTGGGACCCGGTCACCCGCACGCAGGTGGTCGAGATGACGTTCTCCGACGGCACCACCACCGACCACACCGACGGCCTGACCCGCACCGAGACCGAACTGAACCGCTTCCACCTCACCGAAGCCGACCCGGAATCCGCCGTCGTGGAGTGCGAGCGCACCGACGCCATCGGCCGCGGGGCGTGGCAGACGGAGGTGCGGACGTTCTCGCGGATGACGTGTACGGGAACCGAGTTCCTGGTGGTGGACCGGCTGGTCGCCTACGAGAACGGGGTGGAGGTCTTCACGAAGAGCTGGACGACTTCGGTGCCCCGCGACCTGGTCTAG
- a CDS encoding YfcC family protein, with amino-acid sequence MADNQQQDKRDEQDAGGARTRSFPSAMTVLAIVTILVWIAAFFIPSGEYERNDAGNPVQGTYHRISSPLSFGGRVSNLAMSPVNGLYGIQDAKSGQVSTENDGSLYGSVGVFFFVLAIGAFITVLFATGALDTGIGRLAHRLRERGALLIIAIMAVFALLGSVEGWSEETLGFYGLIVPLSLALGYDRMVAVAAILLSSGIGVLCSTVNPFAIGVASSAAGISIGDGIVLRGLMLVVLTAVTIAFVLRYASRVRTDPAHSVVGFLPGDHEVAAGSAEEPPPLTTTQKSALIATGLTFALMIFSVIPWASVITGKSDAAAYSWQLDWSFPQLAAMFLLAGVVIGVIARMNEAKLTGTIISGAADFISPALVVALARGITVIMNNAKITDTVLHALEGAVHGTTSAVFSILVFVVNLPLAFLIPSTSGHATLVMPIMAPLAAFANVPKSLVVTAWCNSNGFMNLFVPTSAVIMGGLTLAKVGYDKYIRFILPYLAVMLVMICGFLAIGAAIG; translated from the coding sequence ATGGCGGACAACCAGCAGCAGGACAAACGGGATGAGCAGGACGCCGGCGGCGCGCGCACGCGCTCCTTCCCCAGCGCCATGACCGTCCTGGCGATCGTCACCATCCTGGTCTGGATCGCGGCCTTCTTCATCCCGAGCGGCGAGTACGAGCGCAACGACGCCGGCAACCCGGTCCAGGGCACCTACCACCGCATCTCCTCGCCCCTGTCCTTCGGCGGCCGGGTCAGCAACCTGGCGATGTCCCCGGTCAACGGCCTCTATGGCATCCAGGACGCGAAGTCCGGCCAGGTCTCCACCGAGAACGACGGCTCCCTGTACGGCAGCGTCGGCGTGTTCTTCTTCGTCCTGGCCATCGGCGCCTTCATCACGGTCCTGTTCGCCACCGGCGCCCTGGACACCGGCATCGGCCGGCTGGCGCACCGCCTGCGCGAGCGCGGAGCGCTGCTGATCATCGCGATCATGGCGGTGTTCGCACTGCTGGGCTCCGTCGAGGGCTGGTCGGAGGAGACGCTCGGCTTCTACGGCCTGATCGTGCCGCTGTCGCTGGCGCTGGGTTACGACCGGATGGTCGCGGTGGCCGCGATCCTGCTCAGTTCCGGCATCGGCGTGCTGTGCTCGACGGTGAACCCGTTCGCCATCGGCGTCGCCTCCTCGGCCGCCGGGATCTCGATCGGCGACGGCATCGTGCTGCGCGGTCTCATGCTCGTCGTGCTCACCGCCGTGACCATCGCGTTCGTCCTGCGCTACGCCTCGCGCGTGCGCACCGACCCGGCCCACTCGGTCGTCGGCTTCCTGCCCGGCGACCACGAAGTCGCGGCCGGCTCGGCCGAGGAGCCGCCGCCGCTGACCACTACGCAGAAGTCCGCGCTGATCGCCACCGGGCTGACCTTCGCGCTGATGATCTTCTCGGTCATCCCGTGGGCCTCGGTGATCACCGGAAAGTCCGACGCGGCCGCCTACTCCTGGCAGCTGGACTGGTCGTTCCCGCAGTTGGCTGCGATGTTCCTGCTGGCCGGGGTGGTGATCGGGGTGATCGCGCGGATGAACGAGGCCAAGCTGACCGGCACCATCATCTCCGGGGCCGCCGACTTCATCTCGCCGGCGCTGGTGGTGGCGCTGGCCCGGGGCATCACGGTGATCATGAACAACGCGAAGATCACCGACACGGTGCTGCACGCGCTGGAGGGCGCGGTGCACGGCACCACATCGGCGGTGTTCTCGATCCTGGTGTTCGTGGTGAACCTGCCGCTGGCGTTCCTGATCCCGTCCACGTCCGGGCACGCCACGCTGGTGATGCCGATCATGGCGCCGCTCGCCGCCTTCGCCAACGTGCCCAAGTCGCTCGTGGTCACCGCGTGGTGCAACTCGAACGGCTTCATGAACCTCTTCGTCCCGACCAGCGCCGTCATCATGGGCGGCCTGACGCTCGCCAAGGTCGGTTACGACAAGTACATCCGGTTCATCCTGCCGTATCTGGCGGTGATGTTGGTCATGATCTGTGGCTTCCTGGCAATCGGTGCGGCCATTGGCTAG
- a CDS encoding MBL fold metallo-hydrolase, whose protein sequence is MNDLMKPGVRPEAGTERATLILAPNADPMTLDGTNTWLLAEPGARRAVVVDPGPLHEDHLQLVLATAEEREQRIGLILLTHGHFDHSEGAPRLAELTGAPVRALDPRFRLGDEGLVGGDVVDLDGLRLNVVATPGHSADSLCFVLPDDRAVLTGDTILGRGTTVVAHPDGRLGDYLDSLRHLRDLASAHEVETVLPGHGPVPADALGVVEFYLEHRRQRLEQVRAALAAGDETAADVVDRVYADVDPAVRFAAEMSVRAQLEYLGAELDTD, encoded by the coding sequence ATGAACGACCTGATGAAGCCCGGTGTCCGGCCCGAGGCCGGGACGGAGCGCGCGACCCTGATCCTGGCCCCCAACGCCGACCCGATGACCCTGGACGGCACCAACACCTGGCTGCTCGCCGAGCCCGGGGCGCGCCGCGCGGTGGTCGTCGACCCGGGGCCGCTGCACGAGGACCACCTCCAGCTGGTCCTGGCCACGGCCGAGGAGCGCGAGCAGCGGATCGGGCTGATCCTGCTCACCCACGGGCACTTCGACCACTCCGAGGGCGCGCCGCGGCTGGCCGAGCTGACCGGCGCGCCGGTGCGCGCGCTGGACCCGCGGTTCCGGCTCGGGGACGAGGGGCTGGTCGGCGGCGACGTCGTGGACCTGGACGGGCTGCGCCTGAACGTGGTCGCCACGCCCGGGCACAGCGCGGACAGCCTGTGCTTCGTGCTGCCCGACGATCGCGCGGTCCTGACCGGCGACACCATCCTGGGCCGGGGCACGACCGTGGTCGCGCATCCGGACGGACGGCTGGGGGACTACCTCGACTCGCTGCGCCACCTGCGGGACCTGGCGTCCGCGCACGAGGTGGAGACCGTGCTGCCCGGGCACGGACCGGTGCCGGCCGACGCGCTGGGCGTCGTCGAGTTCTACCTCGAACACCGTCGGCAGCGGCTGGAGCAGGTGCGGGCGGCGCTGGCCGCGGGCGACGAGACCGCCGCCGACGTGGTGGACCGGGTGTACGCGGACGTGGATCCGGCGGTCAGGTTCGCGGCCGAGATGTCGGTGCGGGCCCAGCTGGAGTACCTGGGCGCCGAGTTGGACACGGACTAG
- a CDS encoding transglycosylase domain-containing protein yields MASHPPRPFRGSGPLRALFGLLMISALAGVLVAGMALPFVGTAGLAAKSASDHFEDIPDDLKTPDLPQRSQILAADGSVMATVWGDFGNRVIVPFNAISPNVWQALVATEDSRFFSHGGIDIKGTLRAFVSDLGGSNQGGSSISQQYVKNVLVLEAGNNKAAYADATGDSMARKVRELKYAIAVEQKFSKTEILERYLNLVPFAENVSGIETAADRWFGVHASQLTVPQAATLIGMLKNPVAYDPAKHPQAATDRRNTVLDRMADPTVHYITPEQAAAFKAQPLGLNLQAQHSGCIYAPGSTAFFCEYIEQEILNDPIYGKTTADRAAFFNRGGLTIKTTMDPKMEASAEKAINDNVLPTDVPGAAIAMIQPGTGQIKAMAQSRNMGTGEGQTYLNLAADPSHGGGNGYQAGSTFKSFVAMAALEKGLTPQYVQDLPYQIDETQSKFTTCDTPAGFTQDPKWKPTDETQAEQGPQTMTSALWNSVNNYFIKMEEQTGICEPARLAAAAGLTIDSDSGAGKRLQQVGSFTLGTNQVTPIAMANAYATFAAHGMYCKPTAISSITDTSGKQYPVATPDCHQTIDPSLTDQLTGMLQGVVDKGTASSIRTYFSGPAAGKTGTNDSRLMTWFDGYTPNLAAAVWVGVVSPKPGDKGLVNVKIHGQYYDKVCGGCLAAPIWGQAVNGALAGTTPPGFSMPELPGDIPPPTQPTPPPGQPTPPPGQANGGQTGGANGGTGGFIGGFIGGQ; encoded by the coding sequence ATGGCTTCGCACCCGCCCCGGCCCTTCCGCGGCAGCGGTCCGCTGCGCGCCCTGTTCGGCCTGTTGATGATCAGTGCGCTGGCCGGCGTGCTGGTGGCCGGTATGGCACTGCCCTTCGTCGGCACCGCGGGGCTGGCCGCCAAGAGCGCCTCGGACCACTTCGAGGACATCCCGGACGACCTGAAGACCCCCGACCTGCCGCAGCGTTCGCAGATCCTGGCCGCCGACGGCTCGGTGATGGCGACCGTCTGGGGCGACTTCGGCAACCGGGTCATCGTGCCCTTCAACGCCATCAGCCCGAACGTGTGGCAGGCCCTGGTGGCCACCGAGGACTCCCGCTTCTTCTCGCACGGCGGCATCGACATCAAGGGCACGCTCCGCGCGTTCGTCTCCGACCTCGGCGGATCCAACCAGGGCGGCTCCTCGATCTCGCAGCAGTACGTGAAGAACGTCCTGGTGCTGGAGGCCGGCAACAACAAGGCCGCCTACGCCGACGCCACCGGCGACTCGATGGCCCGCAAGGTCCGCGAGCTGAAGTACGCGATCGCGGTCGAGCAGAAGTTCTCCAAGACCGAGATCCTCGAGCGCTACCTGAACCTGGTGCCGTTCGCCGAGAACGTCTCGGGCATCGAGACCGCCGCCGACCGCTGGTTCGGCGTGCACGCCAGCCAGCTCACCGTGCCGCAGGCCGCGACCCTGATCGGGATGCTGAAGAACCCGGTCGCCTACGACCCGGCCAAGCACCCGCAGGCGGCCACCGACCGGCGCAACACCGTGCTGGACCGGATGGCCGACCCGACCGTGCACTACATCACGCCGGAGCAGGCCGCGGCCTTCAAGGCGCAGCCGCTGGGCCTGAACCTGCAGGCGCAGCACTCCGGCTGCATCTACGCGCCGGGCAGCACGGCGTTCTTCTGCGAGTACATCGAGCAGGAGATCCTCAACGACCCGATATACGGAAAGACCACGGCCGACCGCGCGGCCTTCTTCAACCGCGGCGGCCTGACCATCAAGACCACGATGGACCCGAAGATGGAGGCCTCCGCCGAGAAGGCGATCAACGACAACGTGCTGCCCACCGACGTCCCGGGCGCGGCGATCGCGATGATCCAACCCGGCACCGGCCAGATCAAGGCCATGGCGCAGAGCCGGAACATGGGCACCGGAGAGGGCCAGACCTATCTGAACCTGGCCGCCGACCCCTCGCACGGCGGCGGCAACGGCTACCAGGCGGGCTCGACCTTCAAGTCCTTCGTGGCGATGGCCGCGCTGGAGAAGGGTCTGACCCCGCAGTACGTCCAGGACCTGCCGTACCAGATCGACGAGACCCAGAGTAAGTTCACGACCTGCGACACCCCGGCCGGCTTCACCCAGGACCCGAAGTGGAAGCCGACCGACGAGACCCAGGCCGAACAGGGTCCGCAGACCATGACCAGCGCGTTGTGGAACTCGGTCAACAACTACTTCATCAAGATGGAGGAGCAGACCGGCATCTGCGAGCCGGCCCGGCTGGCCGCCGCCGCCGGTCTGACGATCGACAGCGACAGCGGCGCCGGCAAGCGGCTGCAGCAGGTCGGATCGTTCACCCTGGGCACCAACCAGGTGACGCCGATCGCGATGGCGAACGCCTACGCGACCTTCGCCGCGCACGGCATGTACTGCAAGCCGACGGCGATCTCCTCGATCACCGACACCTCCGGCAAGCAGTACCCGGTCGCCACCCCCGACTGCCACCAGACCATCGACCCCTCGCTGACCGACCAGCTGACCGGGATGCTGCAGGGCGTGGTGGACAAGGGCACGGCGTCCAGCATCCGCACCTACTTCTCGGGCCCGGCGGCCGGCAAGACCGGCACCAACGACAGCCGCCTGATGACCTGGTTCGACGGCTACACCCCGAACCTGGCCGCCGCGGTCTGGGTCGGCGTGGTCTCGCCGAAGCCCGGCGACAAGGGCCTGGTCAACGTGAAGATCCACGGTCAGTACTACGACAAGGTCTGTGGTGGCTGTCTGGCCGCGCCGATCTGGGGCCAGGCCGTCAACGGCGCCCTGGCCGGCACCACGCCGCCCGGCTTCTCGATGCCCGAGCTGCCCGGCGACATCCCGCCGCCCACGCAGCCGACGCCGCCGCCGGGCCAGCCCACCCCGCCGCCCGGCCAGGCCAACGGCGGCCAGACCGGCGGCGCCAACGGCGGCACCGGCGGGTTCATCGGAGGATTCATCGGCGGGCAGTAG